One Deltaproteobacteria bacterium genomic window, AATCCGAGTGTTACAAAACCCATGTGACTGACGCTGGAGTATGCAACAAGTTTTTTAATATCATCCTGAGCAAGCGCAAGATAACCGCCGTATATAATGGCAACTATGGACAACCATAGTATTGGGTCAGCAAAATACCTTGAGGCATCAGGCAGCATCGGCAAAGAAAACCTTAAAAATCCGTATGTCCCCATCTTTAGCAGCACACCTGCAAGCACGATACTCCCTGCTGTTGGCGCCTCAACATGTGCATCAGGCAGCCATGTGTGAAATGGAAACATAGGAACCTTGATTGCAAATGCAATAAAGAATGCAAGGAAGACCCAGAACTGAACTGTCCATGAATATTTCGCATCCATAAGAGCCAAGATGTCAAAGGTCTTTCCGCCTGCAAAATAAAGCACAATGATGCCGACAAGGAGAAGCACGCTTCCTGCAAGGGTATACAGGAAGAATTTAACAGCAGCATAAATCCTGTTCTTTCCGCCCCATACACCTATGAGAAGATACATGGGAATCAGCATTGCCTCCCAGAACAGATAGAACAGGAAAAAATCCAGCGCGCAGAAGACGC contains:
- a CDS encoding NADH-quinone oxidoreductase subunit M; its protein translation is MENNILTIVTFLPLAGAALLLFIKNVQAARWTALVFTVVDFIIAIPIVCNFNITTYEMQFVERHPWIPSWNISYAMGVDGISVLFVFLTALLGWICVLASWKAIENKVKEFMIVILVMQTAMLGVFCALDFFLFYLFWEAMLIPMYLLIGVWGGKNRIYAAVKFFLYTLAGSVLLLVGIIVLYFAGGKTFDILALMDAKYSWTVQFWVFLAFFIAFAIKVPMFPFHTWLPDAHVEAPTAGSIVLAGVLLKMGTYGFLRFSLPMLPDASRYFADPILWLSIVAIIYGGYLALAQDDIKKLVAYSSVSHMGFVTLGLFVYNVQGVEGGILQMLNHGITTSALFLCVGVIYERTHT